Proteins from a single region of Streptomyces glaucescens:
- a CDS encoding DUF4184 family protein produces MPFTLSHAAAVLPAVRADGTGRAALVPAVLIAGSFAPDMTYYAASVLPEAMEFGEVTHSFPGVLTVDVAVAWALVALWLLVREPLVALLPRGRQRRPAALLRCGTLRAGVTAGLVLRWYVSAVLGALTHVVWDAFTHLDRWGMRVFPVLGREIAGSPLYWYLQYGGSAVAAVVIGVFAARALRRAPAAEPSGVPSLSSRDRWWGVALIGGCAAVAAVRRAVRWWEYWGSVAKPYELIPTVCFGAGAGVTVGVLLYAAGVRMWRPASVPGGRGADAVGGGDGGGGGDRPRSRSAAR; encoded by the coding sequence TTGCCGTTCACACTCAGCCATGCCGCGGCCGTGCTGCCCGCCGTGCGCGCCGACGGAACCGGCCGGGCGGCCCTGGTGCCGGCCGTGCTGATCGCGGGGTCGTTCGCGCCCGACATGACGTACTACGCGGCGAGTGTCCTGCCCGAGGCGATGGAGTTCGGCGAGGTCACCCACTCCTTCCCCGGGGTGCTCACGGTCGATGTGGCGGTGGCGTGGGCGCTGGTCGCGCTCTGGCTGCTGGTCCGGGAACCGCTGGTGGCGCTGCTGCCCCGCGGCCGGCAGCGGCGTCCGGCCGCCCTGCTGCGGTGCGGGACGCTCCGTGCGGGTGTGACGGCCGGTCTGGTCCTGCGCTGGTACGTCTCCGCGGTGCTCGGCGCGCTGACGCACGTGGTGTGGGACGCGTTCACCCATCTCGACCGGTGGGGCATGCGGGTGTTCCCGGTGCTGGGCCGGGAGATCGCGGGCTCGCCGCTGTACTGGTACCTGCAGTACGGCGGTTCGGCCGTCGCCGCGGTGGTGATCGGCGTGTTCGCCGCCCGGGCGCTCCGGCGCGCCCCCGCGGCCGAGCCGTCGGGGGTGCCGTCGCTGTCGTCGCGGGACCGCTGGTGGGGCGTGGCCCTGATCGGCGGTTGCGCCGCGGTCGCGGCGGTCCGGCGGGCGGTGCGGTGGTGGGAGTACTGGGGGTCCGTCGCCAAGCCCTACGAACTGATCCCGACGGTGTGCTTCGGGGCGGGGGCCGGTGTGACGGTCGGCGTGCTGCTGTACGCCGCGGGCGTCAGGATGTGGCGCCCGGCTTCGGTGCCCGGCGGCCGCGGCGCGGACGCCGTGGGCGGCGGGGACGGCGGGGGCGGCGGGGACCGGCCCCGGAGCCGTTCGGCGGCTCGCTGA
- a CDS encoding lytic transglycosylase domain-containing protein, producing MAAQFGSRLRKGAANTAVAAVAVAALAASQAPEVTTDGAGGQTSTGAPSADAPADDSATGNSPYYTDLPPLNSPTPSPSSGATGTPVVTGDAAAGIPATVLDAYKRAEATLREKKPGCNLPWELLAAIGKVESGQARGGQVSADGTTTSPILGPQLNGAGFANISDTDDGAYDGDASYDRAVGPMQFIPSTWAWAGRDGNGDGAKDPNNIYDAALAAGHYLCRFGWDLSTASDLRSAILSYNNSTDYLNTVLSWLEYYRKGTHEVPDGTGQLPSGRSDTPAGASPTPTPPATSRPPVKPKPTPPASGGGSQRPTTPPPTTTPPPTTPPTTPPPTTPPTATDRVHHLEDAGTGQLTAMAGDVFSERISTRAETESGEGVGRVRVRFTIVGATDATFPGGETVATVATGSTGVAVAPALRAGEKTGAFTVRATVVGRSVPGADYSATVTARAADTLVRTTGTPLTCVAGGAFAEPVQVKATYRGAVADGVAATATLVTAADDPAVNDKGPYFKDADGKAVRTLTGLKTGADGLLTLPQLYADDTVGTFLLRLTTTGGATLTVELTVTAPTASPSPSQSEPAGGPESEPAPAGT from the coding sequence ATGGCGGCGCAATTCGGCAGCAGGCTGCGCAAGGGAGCGGCGAACACGGCCGTGGCCGCGGTCGCGGTCGCGGCCCTGGCCGCGTCCCAGGCTCCCGAGGTGACGACCGACGGCGCCGGCGGACAGACCTCCACCGGAGCGCCCTCCGCGGACGCGCCCGCCGACGACAGCGCGACCGGCAACTCGCCGTACTACACGGACCTGCCGCCGCTGAACAGTCCCACCCCGTCGCCCTCCAGCGGCGCCACCGGCACCCCGGTCGTCACCGGCGACGCCGCCGCCGGCATACCGGCGACGGTGCTCGACGCCTACAAGAGGGCCGAGGCCACGCTGCGCGAGAAGAAGCCCGGCTGCAACCTGCCGTGGGAACTCCTCGCGGCCATCGGCAAGGTGGAGTCGGGGCAGGCGCGCGGCGGCCAGGTGTCCGCCGACGGCACCACGACCAGCCCGATCCTCGGCCCGCAGCTCAACGGTGCCGGCTTCGCCAACATCAGCGACACCGACGACGGCGCCTACGACGGGGACGCCTCCTACGACCGTGCCGTGGGCCCCATGCAGTTCATCCCGTCCACCTGGGCGTGGGCGGGCCGGGACGGCAACGGCGACGGCGCGAAGGACCCCAACAACATCTACGACGCCGCGCTGGCCGCCGGCCACTACCTGTGCCGCTTCGGCTGGGACCTGTCCACCGCGAGCGACCTGCGCAGCGCGATCCTCAGCTACAACAACTCGACGGACTACCTGAACACGGTCCTGTCGTGGCTGGAGTACTACCGCAAGGGCACCCACGAGGTCCCGGACGGCACCGGCCAGCTGCCGTCCGGCCGCAGCGACACGCCCGCCGGGGCGAGCCCGACGCCGACGCCGCCCGCGACGTCCAGACCGCCCGTGAAGCCGAAGCCCACGCCGCCGGCCTCCGGTGGCGGCTCCCAGAGGCCGACCACGCCCCCGCCCACCACCACGCCGCCGCCCACGACGCCCCCCACCACCCCGCCGCCCACCACTCCGCCGACCGCCACGGACCGGGTGCACCACCTGGAGGACGCGGGCACCGGTCAGCTCACCGCCATGGCGGGCGACGTGTTCAGCGAGCGGATCAGCACCCGCGCGGAGACCGAGTCCGGCGAGGGCGTCGGCCGGGTCCGGGTCCGCTTCACCATCGTCGGGGCCACGGACGCCACCTTCCCCGGCGGCGAGACCGTGGCGACCGTCGCCACCGGCAGCACCGGTGTGGCCGTCGCGCCCGCGCTCCGGGCGGGCGAGAAGACCGGCGCGTTCACGGTGCGCGCCACCGTCGTGGGCCGCTCCGTGCCCGGTGCCGACTACTCGGCGACGGTCACCGCGCGGGCCGCCGACACCCTCGTCCGCACCACCGGCACCCCCCTGACCTGTGTCGCGGGCGGCGCGTTCGCCGAGCCGGTGCAGGTGAAGGCGACGTACCGGGGCGCCGTCGCCGACGGGGTCGCGGCCACCGCGACACTCGTCACGGCGGCGGACGACCCGGCGGTCAACGACAAGGGCCCCTACTTCAAGGACGCGGACGGCAAGGCCGTGCGCACCCTCACGGGCCTGAAGACCGGCGCCGACGGCCTGCTGACGCTCCCTCAGCTTTACGCGGACGACACCGTCGGCACGTTCCTGCTGCGCCTGACCACCACGGGCGGCGCCACGCTCACCGTGGAGCTGACCGTGACGGCGCCGACGGCCTCGCCGAGCCCGTCCCAGAGCGAGCCGGCCGGCGGCCCGGAAAGCGAGCCGGCCCCGGCCGGAACCTGA
- a CDS encoding PAC2 family protein: MLDPQGLYTWEPKGLAVVDMALAQESAGLVMLYHFDGYIDAGETGDQIVGRLLDSLPHQVVARFDHDRLVDYRARRPLLTFRRDRWTGYEEPTLAVRIVQDATGAPFLLLSGPEPDVEWERFAAAVEQIVERLGVRLAVNFHGIPMGVPHTRPVGLTPHGNRTELVPGHRSPFEEAQVPGSAESLVEYRLMEAGHDVLGVAAHVPHYIARSPYPDAALTVLEAVTAATGLVLPGIAHALRTEAYRTQTEIERQIREGDEELTALVQGLEHQYDAVAGAETRGNMLAEPVEIPSADEIGREFERFLAEREGDG; this comes from the coding sequence GTGCTTGATCCGCAGGGTTTGTACACGTGGGAGCCGAAGGGCCTGGCCGTCGTCGACATGGCGCTCGCCCAGGAATCGGCCGGTCTTGTCATGCTCTACCACTTCGACGGATACATCGACGCGGGGGAGACCGGCGACCAGATCGTCGGCCGGCTCCTCGACTCGCTGCCCCACCAGGTCGTCGCCCGCTTCGACCACGACCGGCTCGTCGACTACCGGGCCCGCCGGCCGCTGCTGACCTTCCGGCGCGACCGGTGGACCGGCTACGAGGAGCCCACGCTCGCCGTGCGCATCGTCCAGGACGCCACCGGCGCGCCCTTCCTGCTGCTGTCGGGCCCGGAGCCGGACGTGGAGTGGGAGCGCTTCGCGGCGGCCGTGGAGCAGATCGTGGAGCGTCTCGGCGTACGCCTCGCCGTGAACTTCCACGGCATCCCCATGGGCGTCCCTCACACCCGCCCCGTGGGGCTCACCCCGCACGGCAACCGGACCGAACTGGTCCCCGGCCACCGCAGCCCCTTCGAGGAGGCACAGGTGCCCGGCAGCGCCGAGTCCCTGGTCGAGTACCGGCTGATGGAGGCCGGGCACGACGTTCTGGGCGTCGCCGCGCACGTCCCGCACTACATCGCCCGCTCGCCGTACCCCGACGCGGCCCTGACCGTCCTGGAAGCCGTCACCGCGGCGACCGGACTGGTCCTGCCGGGCATCGCGCACGCGCTGCGCACGGAGGCGTACCGCACACAGACGGAGATCGAGCGGCAGATCCGGGAGGGCGACGAGGAGCTGACGGCGCTCGTCCAGGGCTTGGAGCACCAGTACGACGCGGTGGCCGGCGCGGAGACGCGCGGCAACATGCTCGCCGAGCCCGTGGAGATCCCCTCGGCGGACGAGATCGGGCGGGAGTTCGAGCGGTTCCTCGCGGAGCGGGAGGGCGACGGCTGA
- the hrpB gene encoding ATP-dependent helicase HrpB, translated as MIRYDALDALPVRGALPALRDALAGPGAAVLVAPPGTGKTTLMPLALAGLPSDGPARRVVVAEPRRIAARAAARRMAWLLGEKAGGTVGYTVRGERVVGRHTRVEVVTTGVLLQRLQRDQELTGVDVVVLDECHERHLDADTAAAFLWDVREALRPDLRLVAASATTDAEGWARLLGGAPVVEARGVSHPVEVLWAPPPRPVRPPHGMRVDPALLTHVASVVRRALAERPGDVLCFLPGAGEIARVAGQLGDLGDVDVLQVHGRAPAAVQDAVLVPGTRRRVVLSTAVAESSLTVPGVRVVVDSGLAREPRVDHARGLSALTTVRASQASGRQRAGRAGREAPGVVYRCWAEAEDARLPRFPAPEIQVADLTAFALQAACWGDPEASGLALLDPPPGGAMAAARRVLAAIGAVDRAGRATERGVRLSRLGLHPRLGRALLDAAPLVGADRAAEVVALLSEEPPREYGDDLAGALRAARRGGDAYAARWRTEVRRLRALVDATGPDPRDGGDRPTARDAVDERDAVNAVDERTGPAASPAERAATGEDRLVGTVAAFAYPERVARADGGSYLMVSGTRAETGEGSALRGAPWIAVAVADRPLGRGHARVRLAAVVDEEIARRSAGALLAGADEIRWTDGDVVARRVERLGAVELAVRPLREPAPGLVREALVDGLRREGFGLLRWSREAEALRQRLAFLRLRLGDPWPDVSDEALHARVAEWLEPELGRARRRADLARIDAGQCLARLLPWASGDAARLDELAPERITVPSGSAVRVDYADPERPVLAVKLQEMFGLQESPRVAGVPLLVHLLSPAGRPAAVTADLASFWKDGYRGVRAELRGRYPKHPWPEDPATAEPTRHTKARLGR; from the coding sequence GTGATCCGTTACGACGCTCTGGACGCCCTTCCCGTGCGCGGTGCCCTGCCCGCGCTGCGCGACGCCCTGGCCGGGCCCGGCGCCGCGGTGCTGGTGGCGCCGCCGGGCACCGGCAAGACGACGCTGATGCCGCTCGCGCTGGCGGGATTGCCGTCCGACGGCCCCGCACGCCGGGTGGTGGTCGCCGAGCCGCGCCGGATCGCCGCGCGGGCGGCGGCGCGGCGGATGGCCTGGCTGCTGGGCGAGAAGGCCGGCGGCACCGTCGGGTACACCGTGCGCGGGGAGCGGGTCGTCGGGCGGCACACGCGCGTGGAGGTCGTCACCACGGGTGTGCTGCTCCAGCGGCTCCAGCGCGACCAGGAGCTGACCGGGGTCGACGTGGTGGTGCTCGACGAGTGCCACGAGCGGCATCTGGACGCGGACACGGCGGCGGCGTTCCTGTGGGACGTACGGGAGGCGCTGCGGCCGGACCTGCGGCTGGTCGCCGCCTCGGCGACCACGGACGCCGAAGGGTGGGCGCGGCTGCTGGGCGGAGCACCGGTGGTCGAGGCGCGGGGCGTCTCCCACCCGGTGGAGGTCCTCTGGGCCCCGCCGCCGCGTCCCGTGCGGCCGCCGCACGGCATGCGGGTGGATCCGGCGCTGCTGACGCACGTGGCGTCGGTGGTGCGCCGGGCGCTGGCCGAACGGCCGGGGGACGTGCTGTGCTTCCTGCCCGGTGCCGGGGAGATCGCCCGGGTCGCCGGGCAGCTGGGGGACCTGGGGGACGTCGACGTGCTCCAGGTGCACGGGAGGGCGCCGGCGGCGGTGCAGGACGCGGTGCTGGTGCCGGGGACGCGCCGCCGGGTGGTGCTGTCGACGGCGGTGGCGGAGTCCTCGCTGACCGTGCCGGGGGTGCGGGTGGTCGTCGACTCGGGACTGGCCCGGGAGCCGCGTGTGGACCACGCGCGCGGGCTGAGCGCGCTGACGACCGTGCGGGCCTCGCAGGCGTCCGGGCGGCAGCGGGCGGGGCGCGCCGGGCGTGAGGCGCCGGGCGTGGTGTACCGCTGCTGGGCGGAGGCCGAGGACGCGCGGCTGCCGCGTTTCCCGGCGCCGGAGATCCAGGTGGCCGACCTGACGGCGTTCGCCCTGCAGGCCGCCTGCTGGGGCGATCCGGAGGCGAGCGGGCTGGCGCTGCTGGATCCGCCGCCCGGTGGCGCGATGGCGGCGGCGCGGCGCGTGCTGGCGGCGATCGGGGCGGTGGACCGCGCCGGCCGGGCCACGGAGCGGGGCGTCCGGCTGTCGCGGCTCGGTCTGCACCCGCGGCTGGGGCGCGCCCTGCTCGACGCCGCCCCGCTCGTCGGGGCGGACCGTGCCGCCGAGGTGGTCGCCCTGCTGAGCGAGGAGCCGCCGCGCGAGTACGGTGACGACCTCGCGGGGGCGCTGCGCGCCGCCCGGCGCGGCGGTGACGCCTACGCCGCGCGGTGGCGCACGGAGGTGCGGCGGCTGCGCGCCCTCGTGGACGCGACCGGCCCGGACCCGCGGGACGGTGGTGACCGGCCCACCGCGCGGGACGCGGTCGACGAGCGGGACGCGGTGAACGCGGTGGACGAGCGGACGGGTCCGGCCGCGTCCCCCGCCGAGCGGGCGGCCACGGGGGAGGACCGGCTCGTCGGGACTGTCGCCGCGTTCGCCTATCCGGAGCGGGTCGCCCGGGCGGACGGCGGGTCGTACCTCATGGTGTCGGGGACGCGGGCCGAGACCGGCGAGGGCAGCGCGTTGCGCGGGGCGCCGTGGATCGCCGTGGCGGTGGCCGACCGGCCGCTGGGCCGGGGGCACGCGCGGGTGCGGCTCGCGGCGGTCGTCGACGAGGAGATCGCACGGCGCTCGGCGGGGGCGCTGCTGGCCGGGGCGGACGAGATCCGCTGGACGGACGGGGACGTCGTCGCCCGCCGCGTCGAGCGGCTGGGAGCGGTCGAGCTGGCCGTGCGGCCGCTTCGGGAGCCCGCGCCCGGCCTCGTGCGGGAGGCACTGGTCGACGGGCTGCGGCGGGAGGGCTTCGGCCTGCTGCGGTGGTCCCGGGAGGCGGAGGCGCTGCGGCAGCGGCTGGCGTTCCTGCGGCTGCGGCTGGGCGATCCGTGGCCGGACGTGTCCGACGAGGCGCTGCACGCGCGCGTGGCGGAGTGGCTGGAGCCGGAGCTGGGCCGGGCCCGGCGACGCGCGGATCTGGCGCGGATCGACGCCGGGCAGTGCCTGGCCCGGCTGCTGCCGTGGGCGTCGGGGGACGCCGCGCGGCTGGACGAGCTGGCCCCGGAGCGGATCACCGTACCGAGCGGGTCGGCCGTGCGGGTCGACTACGCGGATCCCGAACGGCCGGTGCTGGCGGTGAAGTTGCAGGAGATGTTCGGGTTGCAGGAGTCACCGCGGGTCGCCGGGGTGCCGCTGCTGGTGCACCTGCTCTCCCCCGCCGGCCGCCCGGCCGCCGTCACCGCCGATCTCGCCTCCTTCTGGAAGGACGGCTACCGCGGTGTCCGCGCGGAGCTGCGCGGCCGGTACCCGAAGCATCCGTGGCCGGAGGACCCGGCCACCGCGGAGCCGACCCGGCACACCAAGGCGCGGCTCGGCCGGTGA
- the rpsA gene encoding 30S ribosomal protein S1 — protein sequence MTSSTETTATTPQVAVNDIGNEEAFLAAIDETIKYFNDGDIVDGVIVKVDRDEVLLDIGYKTEGVIPSRELSIKHDVDPNEVVAVGDEIEALVLQKEDKEGRLILSKKRAQYERAWGTIEKIKEEDGIVTGTVIEVVKGGLILDIGLRGFLPASLVEMRRVRDLQPYVGKELEAKIIELDKNRNNVVLSRRAWLEQTQSEVRQTFLTTLQKGQVRSGVVSSIVNFGAFVDLGGVDGLVHVSELSWKHIDHPSEVVEVGQEVTVEVLDVDMDRERVSLSLKATQEDPWQQFARTHQIGQVVPGKVTKLVPFGAFVRVDEGIEGLVHISELAERHVEIPEQVVQVNDEIFVKVIDIDLERRRISLSLKQANESFGADPSAVEFDPTLYGMAASYDDQGNYIYPEGFDPETNDWLPGYEKQREEWERQYAEAQSRFEQHQQQVIKSREADAQAAAEGGEAAAPAASGGGSYSSEGGDNSGALASDEALAALREKLAGGQS from the coding sequence ATGACGAGCAGCACCGAGACCACCGCCACCACCCCGCAGGTAGCGGTCAACGACATCGGTAACGAGGAAGCCTTCCTCGCCGCGATCGACGAGACGATCAAGTACTTCAACGACGGCGACATCGTCGACGGCGTCATCGTGAAGGTCGACCGGGACGAGGTCCTGCTCGACATCGGTTACAAGACCGAAGGCGTTATCCCGAGCCGCGAGCTCTCGATCAAGCACGACGTCGACCCCAACGAGGTCGTCGCCGTGGGTGACGAGATCGAGGCCCTGGTCCTCCAGAAGGAGGACAAGGAAGGCCGCCTGATCCTCTCGAAGAAGCGCGCCCAGTACGAGCGTGCCTGGGGCACCATCGAGAAGATCAAGGAAGAGGACGGGATCGTCACCGGTACCGTCATCGAGGTCGTCAAGGGTGGTCTCATCCTCGACATCGGCCTCCGTGGCTTCCTCCCGGCCTCCCTGGTCGAGATGCGCCGCGTCCGCGACCTCCAGCCCTACGTGGGCAAGGAGCTCGAGGCCAAGATCATCGAGCTGGACAAGAACCGCAACAACGTGGTCCTGTCCCGCCGTGCCTGGCTGGAGCAGACCCAGTCCGAGGTCCGCCAGACGTTCCTCACCACCCTCCAGAAGGGTCAGGTCCGTTCCGGCGTCGTCTCCTCGATCGTCAACTTCGGTGCCTTTGTGGACCTGGGTGGCGTCGACGGTCTGGTCCACGTCTCCGAGCTGTCCTGGAAGCACATCGACCACCCGTCCGAGGTCGTCGAGGTCGGCCAGGAGGTCACCGTCGAGGTCCTCGACGTGGACATGGACCGCGAGCGCGTCTCCCTGTCGCTGAAGGCGACCCAGGAAGACCCGTGGCAGCAGTTCGCCCGCACCCACCAGATCGGCCAGGTCGTGCCCGGCAAGGTCACGAAGCTGGTTCCGTTCGGTGCGTTCGTCCGCGTGGACGAGGGCATCGAGGGTCTGGTCCACATCTCCGAGCTGGCCGAGCGCCACGTGGAGATCCCGGAGCAGGTCGTCCAGGTCAACGACGAGATCTTCGTCAAGGTCATCGACATCGACCTCGAGCGCCGTCGCATCAGCCTCTCGCTGAAGCAGGCCAACGAGTCCTTCGGTGCCGACCCGTCCGCGGTCGAGTTCGACCCGACCCTGTACGGCATGGCCGCGTCCTACGACGACCAGGGCAACTACATCTACCCCGAGGGCTTCGACCCGGAGACCAACGACTGGCTGCCGGGCTACGAGAAGCAGCGCGAGGAGTGGGAGCGCCAGTACGCGGAGGCGCAGTCACGCTTCGAGCAGCACCAGCAGCAGGTCATCAAGTCCCGCGAGGCGGACGCCCAGGCCGCTGCCGAGGGTGGCGAGGCCGCCGCTCCGGCCGCTTCCGGTGGCGGTTCGTACTCCTCCGAGGGCGGCGACAACTCCGGCGCCCTGGCGTCGGACGAGGCGCTGGCCGCGCTGCGCGAGAAGCTGGCCGGCGGCCAGAGCTGA
- a CDS encoding class I SAM-dependent methyltransferase, whose amino-acid sequence MQEPETAEPVTEPEATRRDAGVTESARANRGWWDRNADEYQTEHGTFLGDDRFVWGPEGLDEVEAGLLGPPEELSGRDVLEIGAGAAQCARWLAAQGARPVALDLSHRQLQHALRIGGSFPLVCADACALPFADGSFDLACSAYGALPFVADPRLVLREVRRVLRPGGRFVFSVTHPIRWAFPDEPGPEGLSVSGSYFDRTPYVEQDEQGRAVYVEHHRTLGDRVRDVVASGFRLVDLVEPEWPAWNTSEWGGWSPLRGNLIPGTAIFVCERD is encoded by the coding sequence ATCCAAGAGCCCGAAACCGCCGAGCCCGTGACCGAGCCGGAGGCCACCCGGCGGGACGCGGGGGTCACCGAGAGCGCCCGGGCCAACCGGGGCTGGTGGGACCGCAACGCGGACGAGTACCAGACCGAGCACGGCACGTTCCTCGGCGACGACCGGTTCGTGTGGGGCCCCGAGGGCCTGGACGAGGTGGAGGCCGGGCTGCTCGGCCCGCCGGAGGAGCTGAGCGGCAGGGACGTCCTGGAGATCGGCGCGGGGGCGGCGCAGTGCGCTCGCTGGCTGGCCGCCCAGGGGGCCCGTCCGGTCGCCCTGGACCTCTCCCACCGCCAGCTCCAGCACGCCCTGCGCATCGGCGGCTCCTTCCCGCTGGTGTGCGCCGACGCGTGCGCCCTGCCGTTCGCGGACGGCTCCTTCGACCTGGCGTGCTCGGCGTACGGCGCGCTGCCGTTCGTGGCGGACCCGCGGCTGGTGCTGCGCGAGGTGCGCCGGGTGCTGCGGCCGGGCGGCCGTTTCGTCTTCTCGGTGACCCATCCGATCCGCTGGGCCTTCCCGGACGAGCCGGGCCCGGAGGGACTGTCCGTCTCCGGCTCCTACTTCGACCGCACGCCGTACGTCGAACAGGACGAGCAGGGCCGCGCGGTCTACGTCGAGCACCACCGCACGCTCGGCGACCGGGTCCGGGACGTGGTGGCGTCCGGCTTCCGGCTGGTGGACCTGGTCGAACCGGAGTGGCCCGCGTGGAACACCTCCGAGTGGGGCGGCTGGTCGCCGCTGCGCGGCAACCTCATCCCGGGGACGGCGATCTTCGTCTGCGAGCGGGACTGA